The following coding sequences are from one Bos mutus isolate GX-2022 chromosome 22, NWIPB_WYAK_1.1, whole genome shotgun sequence window:
- the BATF2 gene encoding basic leucine zipper transcriptional factor ATF-like 2 isoform X2: MHLCGGDGPLTRTDAEEHQRQLRKKQKNRAAAQRSRQKHTNKADALHQHESLEKQNHALRKEIQALQAELAWWTQALHVHERLCLLDCASCLAPGAAGCWGQAERPPGSVPHGQHGCQEQLGLFRTPVSSPSAPQPSPDPQPHGSLGLLLSPLPSLSLGPTAVTASPAQLSPSPAQSTSPAGSGLLKPSSKLNIVLPSPTAQPTPLEFLRLEHPNGGKPGSTPHSPSAATGLGSLQGREHKPASSAADWQGLGVDPSPHPLLDFPLLSSAQVHF, translated from the exons ATGCACCTCTGCGGGGGCGATGGGCCTCTGACCAGGACG GACGCTGAGGAGCATCAGAGGCAGctgaggaagaaacagaagaaccGGGCAGCCGCCCAGAGAAGCCGGCAGAAGCACACGAACAAGGCGGATGCCCTGCACCAG CATGAGTCACTGGAGAAGCAGAACCACGCCCTGCGGAAGGAGATCCAGGCCCTTCAGGCCGAGCTGGCCTGGTGGACTCAGGCCCTGCACGTGCATGAGCGCCTGTGCCTGCTGGACTGTGCCTCCTGCTTGGCTCCAGGGGCCGCTGGCTGCTGGGGCCAGGCCGAGCGGCCCCCAGGCTCCGTGCCCCACGGACAGCATGGCTGCCAGGAGCAGCTGGGCCTGTTCCGGACCCCAGTCTCTTCTCCCTCGGCTCCGCAACCCTCTCCAGACCCACAGCCTCATGGTTCCCTCGGCCTCCTCCTGTCCCCTCTGCCCTCACTGTCCCTCGGTCCCACTGCAGtcactgcatctcctgcacagctgtcacccagccctgcccagtcCACCTCCCCTGCTGGCTCTGGCCTGCTGAAACCTTCCTCTAAGCTCAACATCGTCCTGCCCAGCCCCACAGCCCAACCTACCCCTCTAGAGTTCCTCAGGCTGGAGCACCCCAACGGGGGGAAGCCAGGGTCCACACCCCACAGCCCCTCAGCTGCTACGGGGCTGGGGTCTCTGCAGGGCAGGGAGCATAAGCCAGCTTCCTCAGCAGCAGATTGGCAAGGGCTGGGCGTGgatcccagcccccaccccctcctggaCTTCCCTCTGCTCTCTTCTGCTCAAGTCCACTTCTAA
- the BATF2 gene encoding basic leucine zipper transcriptional factor ATF-like 2 isoform X1: MHLCGGDGPLTRTDAEEHQRQLRKKQKNRAAAQRSRQKHTNKADALHQQHESLEKQNHALRKEIQALQAELAWWTQALHVHERLCLLDCASCLAPGAAGCWGQAERPPGSVPHGQHGCQEQLGLFRTPVSSPSAPQPSPDPQPHGSLGLLLSPLPSLSLGPTAVTASPAQLSPSPAQSTSPAGSGLLKPSSKLNIVLPSPTAQPTPLEFLRLEHPNGGKPGSTPHSPSAATGLGSLQGREHKPASSAADWQGLGVDPSPHPLLDFPLLSSAQVHF; the protein is encoded by the exons ATGCACCTCTGCGGGGGCGATGGGCCTCTGACCAGGACG GACGCTGAGGAGCATCAGAGGCAGctgaggaagaaacagaagaaccGGGCAGCCGCCCAGAGAAGCCGGCAGAAGCACACGAACAAGGCGGATGCCCTGCACCAG CAGCATGAGTCACTGGAGAAGCAGAACCACGCCCTGCGGAAGGAGATCCAGGCCCTTCAGGCCGAGCTGGCCTGGTGGACTCAGGCCCTGCACGTGCATGAGCGCCTGTGCCTGCTGGACTGTGCCTCCTGCTTGGCTCCAGGGGCCGCTGGCTGCTGGGGCCAGGCCGAGCGGCCCCCAGGCTCCGTGCCCCACGGACAGCATGGCTGCCAGGAGCAGCTGGGCCTGTTCCGGACCCCAGTCTCTTCTCCCTCGGCTCCGCAACCCTCTCCAGACCCACAGCCTCATGGTTCCCTCGGCCTCCTCCTGTCCCCTCTGCCCTCACTGTCCCTCGGTCCCACTGCAGtcactgcatctcctgcacagctgtcacccagccctgcccagtcCACCTCCCCTGCTGGCTCTGGCCTGCTGAAACCTTCCTCTAAGCTCAACATCGTCCTGCCCAGCCCCACAGCCCAACCTACCCCTCTAGAGTTCCTCAGGCTGGAGCACCCCAACGGGGGGAAGCCAGGGTCCACACCCCACAGCCCCTCAGCTGCTACGGGGCTGGGGTCTCTGCAGGGCAGGGAGCATAAGCCAGCTTCCTCAGCAGCAGATTGGCAAGGGCTGGGCGTGgatcccagcccccaccccctcctggaCTTCCCTCTGCTCTCTTCTGCTCAAGTCCACTTCTAA